The Xylanibacillus composti DNA window CTGGTAGGCATGCAGCAATTGTTCGGCCGCTGTCGGCTCCTCATGCTCATACAGCCTGTCAACCGCCACATCAAAGCGGCTCCCGTCAGGAATAAGCGATTCGTTAATTCGCTCGCAGATTGCCGCCATCTCTTCGTAGGTTTTGTAGGAATGTTTCAGTCTGGCCCTCTCCTCTTTATGAAGCGTTCATCTGCTTATCATACAGTTTTTTCGCCTTATACGCACAGTAAAGATACACCAGTATCGTTACGGGAAGAAACAGCAAGACTATGCCTCTCATAAGTGCAAATGGCGTCTCGAACAAAAATGCCCACAAAAACGTTGTACCGCTCTTTTCCCATAGGTTCTCAGTCAAGTACAGCTGCCGCGGATCCAGCAGCACGCTGCTGTCGATCGCTCCGGTCGTTGAAAGCGCGACGAATATCGGGAAATAGCAAATGGCGAGTTGACTAAACATCCTGGATACGCGCTTATACTTGCCGGCGCGAGACAGCTGATCCGAAAAAATATCCTCGTTCGGATCGGCGCCAACTTTCTTGAAGTAC harbors:
- a CDS encoding DUF2812 domain-containing protein gives rise to the protein MRTFKFFLDFDKEEKWLEEMAQQGCQLVSKSFGYRFRAAEPERATIRIDYRTFKRQEDFIDYCTLFEDSGWQHIAGSKSSGAQYFKKVGADPNEDIFSDQLSRAGKYKRVSRMFSQLAICYFPIFVALSTTGAIDSSVLLDPRQLYLTENLWEKSGTTFLWAFLFETPFALMRGIVLLFLPVTILVYLYCAYKAKKLYDKQMNAS